One region of Syntrophobacter fumaroxidans MPOB genomic DNA includes:
- a CDS encoding CoA pyrophosphatase: MEAVEGRGLNNLLPADGSDALQSRIVEHLYCRCGCESLFDEESCGSKVRTSTVMLLLGLQVVEKGRPAEVCVILNKRSQQVRQPGDLCCPGGTIERKLDPYIARLLELPFSPLSRWPYWSDFHRRQPLEARLLSVLLATGLREGWEEMRLNPLALKFLGPLPSQCLLLFRRVIHPMVAWVSWQRRFAPSWEVERVVSIPLRNLLNPSFYGCYRLHVPPRLEWRFNGPRHDFPCFLYASEHGTEMLWGVTYRIVTLLMEIVFGFQPPELSALPVIPGHLTDAYVTGKSGKAAGR; encoded by the coding sequence ATGGAAGCCGTGGAAGGCCGTGGATTGAACAACCTGTTGCCCGCGGACGGCTCCGATGCCCTGCAGTCCCGGATCGTCGAACACCTGTACTGCCGGTGCGGCTGTGAATCGCTGTTCGACGAGGAATCCTGCGGCAGCAAGGTGCGCACGTCCACCGTGATGCTTCTGCTGGGCCTCCAGGTCGTGGAAAAAGGTCGTCCCGCGGAAGTCTGCGTCATACTCAACAAACGGTCTCAGCAGGTGCGCCAACCCGGAGACCTCTGCTGCCCCGGAGGCACGATCGAGCGCAAACTGGATCCCTATATCGCCAGGTTATTGGAATTGCCCTTTTCGCCGCTGTCGAGGTGGCCGTACTGGTCCGACTTCCATCGCAGGCAGCCTCTGGAAGCCCGCCTTCTGTCCGTGCTCCTCGCCACCGGCCTGCGTGAAGGCTGGGAGGAGATGCGGCTGAATCCTCTCGCTCTCAAGTTCCTGGGGCCTTTGCCGTCGCAATGCCTGCTCCTGTTCCGCCGCGTCATCCATCCCATGGTCGCCTGGGTTTCCTGGCAGAGAAGATTTGCACCGAGTTGGGAGGTGGAACGCGTGGTCTCGATTCCCCTGCGAAACCTCCTCAATCCTTCCTTCTACGGGTGCTACCGCCTCCACGTGCCTCCCCGGCTCGAATGGAGGTTCAACGGACCGAGGCACGACTTTCCCTGCTTTCTCTATGCTTCGGAACACGGTACGGAGATGCTCTGGGGGGTGACCTACCGGATCGTCACGCTTCTCATGGAGATCGTCTTCGGATTCCAGCCACCGGAGTTGAGCGCGCTGCCCGTCATTCCCGGGCATCTCACCGACGCTTACGTGACCGGCAAGTCGGGCAAGGCCGCGGGGCGCTGA
- the pcaD gene encoding 3-oxoadipate enol-lactonase, with product MRVRVNDVLIRYEMQGPPGAPVVTFSHSLAAALESWDLQLPPLRDAYRVLRMDTRGHGGSSAPPGPYTMEMLSSDVIGLLDHLDIARTHFVGLSLGGMIGQVLAVGYPERLDRLVLCDTSNRMPSETAPVWEERIRTAETQGMTALARETLERWFSEAFRRDQPQATERIRNMIVRTPVAGYTGCCRAISRFDLSGELSRVKVPTLIMVGEKDEGTPVSAAETIQRQIEGSELFVIPGALHLSNIEGAAHFNRRLLSFLS from the coding sequence ATGCGGGTTCGAGTCAACGACGTCCTGATCCGCTACGAAATGCAGGGGCCTCCGGGGGCGCCGGTGGTGACTTTCAGCCATTCCCTGGCCGCAGCTCTCGAATCGTGGGATTTGCAGCTGCCGCCGCTGCGCGACGCGTACCGGGTCTTGCGCATGGACACGCGCGGACACGGGGGTTCTTCGGCGCCGCCCGGCCCTTACACGATGGAGATGCTGAGCTCGGACGTGATCGGTCTTCTCGACCACCTGGACATCGCGCGTACCCATTTCGTGGGCCTTTCACTGGGCGGCATGATCGGCCAGGTCCTTGCCGTCGGTTACCCTGAACGGCTCGACAGGCTCGTTCTCTGCGACACCAGCAATCGCATGCCTTCCGAGACGGCTCCCGTCTGGGAGGAGCGCATCCGAACGGCGGAAACGCAAGGCATGACCGCTCTCGCCCGGGAAACCCTCGAACGCTGGTTCAGCGAGGCCTTCCGCCGGGATCAGCCGCAAGCGACCGAGCGCATCCGGAACATGATCGTTCGCACGCCGGTTGCCGGTTACACGGGGTGCTGCCGGGCCATCAGCCGGTTCGATCTGTCGGGAGAATTGTCCAGGGTGAAGGTGCCCACCTTGATCATGGTGGGGGAAAAAGACGAAGGCACGCCGGTGAGCGCGGCCGAAACCATTCAACGGCAGATTGAGGGATCGGAGCTGTTCGTCATCCCCGGCGCTTTGCATCTGTCCAACATTGAAGGCGCCGCTCATTTCAACCGGAGGCTTTTGAGTTTCCTGAGCTAG
- a CDS encoding FAD-dependent oxidoreductase produces the protein MSDVKTGAIGAVLVVGAGVAGMQASLDLADSGYLVHLADRSPAIGGIMSQLDKTFPTNDCAMCIISPKLVEVGRHPNIRIYPGSEVEALEGKAGCFKPTLATQPRFIDLERCTACGQCRQVCPASAINEFNQGIDRREATFMRYPQAIPRGYGIDRASCLGCGLCEKVCLAQAVRYDDQPRRTALEVGAVILAPGNEVFDPSNMDTYPYRDHPNVVTSLEFERILSASGPYRGHLMRPYDREEPTRIAWLQCVGSRDLQHCDNAYCSGVCCMYAIKEAVIAMEHAQGKLDTAIFFMDMRTYGKDFEHFYNRARDEHGVRFIRSRVHSVTPVGDGDLSIAYGTESGSIEEEIFNMVVLSVGFEVGRETIALSQRLGIEINENRFARTTSFAPVETSREGIYVCGTFQGPKDIPQSVMEASAAVAASSTLLSEARWTQAAVPEKPVEVDVRGEPPRIGVFVCQCGINIGGVVDVPAVREYAKGLPHVVYVEDNLYTCSQDTQVKMCQVIKEQGINRVIVAACTPSTHEPLFRETLVSAGRNKYLFEMANIRNHDSWVHQGDPVRATQKAKDLVRMAVAKAALLEPLEEPRLSITRGALVIGGGVAGMVAARALADLGYPVHLAERGAQLGGQARSLFKTWRGEDIRRFVDDLAQTVLHHPRVTVHLASTVTQVEGFVGNFRSTLGNGTDPVTVEHGVAIIATGGKEHRPEGYLYGQDPRVLTHQELDERFAARDPFLSSVESAVFIQCVGSREPERPYCSRVCCTHTVESALELKRLNPAMDVFVLYRDLRTYGERELLYQEARRAGVLFVRYTLENKPLVEEREERLRVTVFDPILQRQVVLSADLMVLASAVIPNEARQLSQFFKIPVTAENFFLEAHAKLRPVDFATDGVYVCGLAHYPKSIDESIAQAQAAAARAAILLARDSLALSGTVASSNPNVCSGCGVCVNICPFSAPRFMESGRDAGKAEINPALCKGCGLCAASCRSGAIRLKGFDDAQIFAMIESV, from the coding sequence ATGAGTGATGTAAAAACAGGGGCCATTGGTGCGGTACTGGTAGTGGGAGCAGGAGTGGCGGGGATGCAGGCCTCGTTGGACCTGGCGGATTCGGGGTATCTGGTCCATCTGGCGGATCGCTCCCCGGCCATCGGCGGGATCATGTCTCAACTGGACAAGACCTTCCCCACCAACGACTGTGCCATGTGCATCATCTCCCCGAAACTGGTTGAGGTCGGGCGTCATCCCAACATCCGCATTTATCCCGGTTCGGAGGTGGAGGCACTTGAAGGCAAAGCCGGCTGCTTCAAACCGACCCTCGCCACTCAGCCACGGTTCATCGATCTCGAACGGTGCACGGCCTGCGGGCAGTGCCGCCAGGTATGCCCCGCCAGCGCCATCAATGAATTCAACCAGGGGATCGATCGCCGGGAAGCCACCTTCATGCGCTATCCCCAGGCCATTCCCCGGGGGTACGGCATTGACCGGGCAAGCTGTCTCGGCTGCGGTCTGTGCGAAAAGGTCTGTCTGGCGCAAGCCGTTCGCTACGACGACCAGCCCCGTCGTACCGCGCTCGAAGTAGGAGCGGTGATCCTGGCTCCCGGCAATGAAGTCTTCGACCCTTCCAACATGGATACTTATCCCTACCGCGACCACCCCAACGTGGTCACCAGCCTCGAATTCGAACGGATCCTCAGTGCTTCGGGACCTTACCGCGGCCATCTCATGCGTCCTTACGACCGTGAAGAACCAACCAGGATCGCCTGGCTCCAGTGCGTGGGATCACGCGATCTGCAGCATTGCGACAACGCTTATTGTTCCGGCGTGTGCTGCATGTATGCGATCAAAGAAGCGGTTATCGCCATGGAGCATGCACAGGGGAAGTTGGACACGGCCATCTTCTTCATGGACATGCGAACCTACGGAAAGGATTTCGAGCATTTCTACAACCGCGCCCGGGACGAGCACGGGGTACGCTTCATTCGCTCGCGGGTCCATTCGGTAACACCGGTTGGCGATGGAGACCTCAGCATTGCTTACGGCACCGAGTCCGGAAGCATCGAGGAAGAAATCTTCAACATGGTGGTCCTCTCGGTCGGTTTCGAAGTGGGACGCGAAACCATCGCTCTGTCGCAACGCCTGGGAATCGAGATCAATGAAAACCGCTTTGCGCGCACCACCAGCTTTGCCCCGGTGGAGACCTCGCGCGAGGGCATTTATGTTTGCGGCACCTTTCAGGGGCCCAAGGACATCCCGCAATCGGTTATGGAGGCCTCCGCCGCCGTGGCGGCTTCGAGTACCCTTCTGAGCGAAGCCCGATGGACTCAGGCCGCGGTTCCGGAAAAGCCCGTCGAAGTGGACGTCAGAGGGGAGCCTCCGCGCATCGGCGTCTTTGTCTGCCAGTGCGGCATCAATATCGGGGGCGTGGTGGATGTCCCGGCCGTCCGGGAATACGCGAAAGGTCTTCCACACGTCGTCTACGTGGAAGACAACCTTTATACCTGTTCCCAGGATACCCAGGTCAAGATGTGCCAGGTCATCAAGGAACAAGGCATCAACCGCGTCATCGTTGCGGCCTGCACGCCCAGTACCCACGAACCGCTGTTCCGCGAAACCCTGGTGAGCGCCGGGCGGAACAAATACCTGTTCGAGATGGCCAACATCCGCAACCACGACTCGTGGGTCCACCAGGGCGATCCCGTCCGGGCCACGCAAAAGGCCAAGGACCTCGTACGCATGGCGGTTGCCAAAGCCGCCCTTCTGGAACCGCTCGAGGAACCTCGTCTCAGCATTACCCGGGGCGCTCTGGTCATTGGGGGGGGAGTGGCAGGCATGGTAGCCGCCCGCGCTCTTGCCGATCTCGGATATCCCGTGCACCTGGCCGAACGTGGCGCCCAGCTTGGCGGTCAGGCACGCAGCCTGTTCAAAACCTGGCGCGGCGAGGACATCCGGCGTTTCGTAGACGATCTCGCGCAAACCGTCCTGCATCATCCCCGCGTCACTGTCCACCTCGCCAGTACCGTCACCCAGGTGGAAGGCTTTGTGGGAAATTTCCGGTCGACTCTCGGAAACGGCACCGATCCGGTTACGGTGGAACACGGGGTGGCGATCATCGCCACGGGGGGAAAGGAGCATCGGCCTGAAGGTTACCTCTACGGGCAGGACCCAAGAGTGCTCACCCATCAGGAACTGGACGAACGTTTCGCCGCTCGGGATCCCTTTTTGAGCTCCGTGGAATCCGCCGTTTTCATTCAGTGCGTGGGCTCGCGCGAGCCGGAACGGCCGTATTGCAGCCGGGTTTGTTGCACCCACACGGTGGAAAGCGCGCTCGAGCTCAAGCGTCTCAATCCAGCCATGGATGTCTTCGTACTCTACCGGGACCTGCGTACCTACGGCGAGCGGGAATTGCTCTACCAGGAGGCGCGCCGGGCGGGGGTGCTCTTTGTCCGGTATACTCTCGAAAACAAGCCGTTGGTGGAAGAGCGTGAGGAAAGGCTGCGCGTGACGGTCTTCGACCCGATTCTCCAGCGGCAGGTGGTCTTGTCGGCGGATCTCATGGTGTTGGCGAGCGCCGTCATTCCCAATGAAGCCCGCCAGCTCTCCCAGTTCTTCAAGATTCCCGTGACGGCCGAAAACTTCTTCCTCGAAGCCCACGCCAAGCTGCGGCCGGTGGATTTTGCCACTGACGGGGTCTACGTTTGCGGCCTCGCGCATTATCCCAAATCCATTGATGAGAGCATTGCCCAAGCTCAGGCGGCCGCCGCCCGCGCGGCCATTCTCCTGGCCCGCGACAGTCTCGCGCTGAGCGGCACCGTGGCTTCGAGCAATCCGAACGTCTGCAGCGGTTGCGGAGTCTGTGTGAACATTTGTCCTTTTTCCGCGCCGCGCTTCATGGAATCGGGAAGAGACGCCGGCAAGGCGGAGATCAATCCTGCTCTGTGCAAGGGCTGTGGGCTATGCGCCGCTTCCTGCCGCTCCGGTGCCATCCGCCTGAAGGGCTTCGATGACGCCCAGATTTTTGCCATGATCGAGAGTGTATAG
- a CDS encoding CaiB/BaiF CoA transferase family protein has protein sequence MGLSPQSKFKKDVPPEQMEAVHYDFDQLSPAQKALVMKARRGEDLTEEEEDDLPYEEFCRYTFHRKRVYKKDKILDGIRVVDFTTLILGPSHCAMLAEMGAEVIKLELPGRGDTMRALAPPKDMGGFPMWSEEKTGTKATGVLGKGVVAETDVAMAGGLGWTDCAKNKLHTCMDIHPGEGGTIFKELCKRADIFVENVRGGTLDRWDEGYKQLKEINPKLIYLTSNGPGQWGREDLVRASYDILAQSMGGSVFISGHDPGDQMKIPIWVADYMGGTFGLFATLLALFAREKYGVGQMIENSQVENITRALGPGVVWYSLTGHVQTRWGNRFRWICPDCIVKAKDGFIAIGADDEAFKTLCNTIGGNAMALPGKYPTNMERVKLEAQEEIYEAIETWAEQHTVDEIDSLGRQHGFGVCPVMNAKDACERPHYRERGEIEYVEDPWYGPMDIQGCFPLFSEAPSYTEFAGKPIGWDTEYVLRRFMGYDTEKILELERQHEIGKVAGAEGRRTAWPKKTE, from the coding sequence ATGGGACTGTCACCACAATCGAAGTTCAAGAAGGACGTGCCTCCCGAGCAGATGGAGGCGGTACACTATGATTTCGATCAGCTCAGCCCCGCTCAGAAAGCCCTCGTGATGAAGGCCAGGAGAGGCGAAGACTTGACTGAAGAGGAAGAGGACGACCTTCCCTACGAGGAGTTCTGCCGGTACACGTTCCATCGCAAGCGGGTGTACAAGAAGGACAAAATCCTCGACGGCATCCGCGTGGTTGACTTCACGACCCTCATCCTTGGTCCTTCTCACTGTGCCATGCTGGCCGAAATGGGAGCGGAAGTCATCAAACTGGAACTCCCCGGCCGAGGCGACACCATGCGCGCCCTCGCTCCTCCCAAAGATATGGGCGGTTTCCCCATGTGGTCCGAAGAAAAGACCGGCACCAAGGCGACCGGAGTGCTGGGCAAGGGAGTCGTCGCGGAAACGGACGTTGCCATGGCGGGGGGGCTTGGCTGGACGGACTGTGCGAAAAACAAGCTGCATACCTGTATGGATATCCATCCGGGAGAAGGCGGAACCATCTTCAAAGAGCTGTGCAAGAGAGCGGATATCTTCGTGGAGAATGTCCGAGGCGGCACGCTGGACCGCTGGGACGAAGGCTACAAGCAGCTCAAGGAGATCAATCCGAAGCTCATCTACCTCACCTCCAACGGGCCGGGGCAGTGGGGCCGCGAGGATTTGGTGCGCGCGTCCTACGATATTCTTGCCCAATCCATGGGGGGGAGCGTCTTCATCAGCGGCCATGACCCCGGAGATCAAATGAAGATTCCCATCTGGGTAGCCGACTATATGGGCGGCACTTTCGGGCTTTTTGCCACCTTGCTGGCACTTTTCGCCCGCGAGAAATACGGTGTGGGACAAATGATCGAGAACTCCCAGGTGGAGAATATCACCCGCGCCCTCGGCCCGGGTGTGGTCTGGTACAGTCTGACCGGCCACGTCCAGACCCGCTGGGGGAACCGCTTCCGCTGGATCTGCCCGGATTGCATTGTGAAGGCGAAGGACGGGTTCATCGCCATCGGCGCCGATGATGAGGCTTTCAAGACGCTGTGCAACACCATTGGCGGCAACGCCATGGCACTTCCCGGGAAGTACCCCACCAACATGGAACGGGTGAAGCTGGAGGCCCAGGAAGAAATCTATGAGGCGATTGAAACTTGGGCGGAGCAACACACGGTCGATGAGATTGACAGCCTCGGCAGACAGCACGGCTTTGGTGTCTGTCCCGTGATGAACGCCAAGGATGCCTGCGAGAGGCCCCACTATCGCGAAAGGGGAGAGATCGAATACGTCGAAGATCCCTGGTACGGCCCCATGGATATTCAGGGCTGCTTCCCTCTGTTCTCTGAGGCTCCGAGCTACACCGAGTTTGCAGGCAAGCCGATTGGATGGGATACGGAGTACGTTCTGCGCCGGTTCATGGGTTATGACACGGAAAAGATTCTGGAACTCGAGAGGCAGCACGAGATCGGCAAAGTAGCGGGTGCCGAAGGTCGGCGCACCGCCTGGCCGAAAAAGACGGAATAG
- a CDS encoding CBS domain-containing protein: MRDLKAGTVMVKPVVSAREDTLARDVALQLLSGHYTGMPVTDAEGKVVGVVSEFDLLEAVFADRNLAQTKIGHLMSKNAITADVNTPISAILTIMKEQNIIRLPITEGGKLVGIVARHDILRSQIDPALFVL; this comes from the coding sequence ATGAGAGACCTGAAGGCAGGAACCGTTATGGTAAAACCCGTTGTCAGTGCCAGGGAAGACACCCTGGCCCGGGATGTCGCTCTGCAGCTTCTCAGCGGGCACTACACCGGAATGCCGGTGACGGATGCTGAGGGCAAGGTCGTCGGGGTCGTGAGCGAGTTCGACCTGTTGGAGGCGGTCTTTGCGGACAGGAATCTGGCCCAGACCAAGATTGGGCATTTGATGAGCAAGAATGCGATCACTGCTGACGTCAACACGCCGATCAGCGCGATTCTCACCATCATGAAGGAGCAGAACATCATCCGGCTCCCCATCACGGAAGGAGGAAAACTGGTGGGGATAGTCGCCAGGCACGACATCCTGAGGAGTCAGATCGATCCCGCGCTTTTTGTGCTGTGA
- a CDS encoding CoA transferase produces the protein MKAVKIDRPRLPSQIPVEELPYYATASQSAVPKAKKVVETKGVKPITYKWDALTEEQRKAVEKVWKLEELTPEEEKMLPYEEWARYIFDPRRRFRKPEALDGVRVLELCRPDWWSLALQVGVSFLAEHGAEVIKVEDPKKGDPLRWVGPSEEEGGAVKAEGENYPPHGSALFALVETRNRYCVSVDITTAKGREIVKMLAGRADVVLENYDPGYLDSLGIGYRQLRKINPRLIYAAVTGFGSFGADSWRKPFESGIQVMTTVPSFAGPFDMSKPTLEEAQEAGYLPSRAGWPLGFYTGGISTAVGVAAALYYREKTGKGQMVDVASYAHCLRWCDCSFPWYSMTGNIRRQFGNCDFEINPYGLHRAKPDEFGDRFSIVAAIGPVWPRLCECMGTENMKKWETELPMNSDRITWKAQVEINGEIDKWTAEHTLAEIDQMAMKYGFAGAGCRNIKEIANDPHFLDRASVEEIDDPLYGRILVQGCRPNFHFTQARIKWLNKPMGWDNEEILRKYCGLYKSDLEQLTAEGVIGRKGGGY, from the coding sequence TTGAAGGCGGTCAAGATTGACAGACCGAGACTGCCCAGTCAGATCCCCGTGGAAGAATTGCCGTACTATGCTACGGCGTCGCAATCCGCTGTTCCGAAGGCGAAAAAAGTAGTTGAAACAAAGGGGGTAAAGCCGATCACATACAAGTGGGACGCCCTCACGGAAGAGCAGCGAAAGGCGGTCGAGAAGGTTTGGAAACTGGAAGAGCTTACCCCCGAAGAAGAGAAGATGCTCCCGTACGAGGAGTGGGCCCGTTACATCTTTGATCCCAGGCGGAGGTTCAGAAAGCCTGAAGCACTGGACGGAGTGAGAGTGCTGGAGCTCTGCCGGCCGGACTGGTGGTCACTGGCCCTTCAGGTCGGAGTATCCTTTCTGGCGGAGCACGGCGCAGAGGTGATCAAGGTTGAGGACCCCAAGAAGGGTGATCCTCTTCGCTGGGTCGGCCCCTCGGAGGAGGAGGGGGGTGCCGTAAAGGCGGAGGGCGAGAATTACCCTCCCCACGGGTCGGCTCTGTTCGCCCTGGTTGAGACCCGCAACCGCTACTGCGTCAGTGTGGATATCACCACGGCCAAAGGCCGGGAAATCGTCAAGATGCTCGCCGGGCGGGCGGATGTCGTGCTGGAGAATTATGATCCCGGCTATCTTGATTCCCTCGGCATTGGCTACCGACAGCTCAGGAAGATCAACCCCCGCCTGATTTATGCCGCGGTGACCGGCTTCGGCTCCTTTGGAGCCGACTCCTGGCGAAAGCCCTTTGAATCGGGCATCCAGGTGATGACCACGGTCCCTTCCTTTGCCGGTCCCTTCGACATGTCCAAGCCCACCCTGGAGGAGGCGCAAGAGGCCGGGTACCTGCCTTCCCGGGCCGGGTGGCCGCTGGGCTTCTACACCGGCGGTATCAGCACCGCCGTGGGTGTCGCCGCCGCCCTCTACTATCGTGAGAAGACCGGAAAGGGACAGATGGTCGATGTGGCAAGCTATGCTCACTGTCTGCGTTGGTGTGACTGCAGTTTCCCCTGGTACTCCATGACGGGGAATATCAGGCGGCAATTCGGCAACTGTGATTTTGAAATCAACCCTTACGGTCTCCACCGCGCCAAACCTGATGAATTTGGAGACAGGTTCAGCATCGTGGCCGCAATCGGTCCCGTCTGGCCGCGACTGTGTGAATGCATGGGAACGGAGAACATGAAGAAATGGGAGACGGAACTCCCCATGAATTCGGATCGCATCACGTGGAAGGCGCAGGTTGAGATCAACGGGGAAATCGACAAGTGGACCGCGGAGCATACCCTTGCCGAGATTGATCAGATGGCCATGAAGTATGGATTTGCCGGCGCCGGTTGCAGGAATATCAAGGAGATTGCCAACGATCCCCACTTCCTGGACAGGGCTTCGGTGGAAGAAATCGATGACCCGCTCTACGGGAGAATACTGGTTCAGGGCTGCCGTCCCAACTTCCACTTCACTCAGGCCAGGATCAAATGGCTCAATAAGCCCATGGGGTGGGACAACGAGGAAATCCTGCGGAAGTATTGCGGCCTGTATAAATCGGACCTGGAGCAACTGACGGCCGAAGGGGTGATTGGCAGGAAGGGAGGAGGGTATTGA